In Candidatus Nitrospira nitrificans, the sequence GATGACTGTCCGCTCGCGTCCAGGCCGGGAGGCTTTGGTCTCGACCATGCTGCCGAATGCCTGCGAGGTGAGCTCATGGGGATGTGACGACCCGTTCGTGGAGGGCGGCACTGATTTCACGATCGACGGGATTCGTGTGGAATGCTGGCATCGCCACGAAGCTTCCGTGTAAGAGAAGCTGCATGCCTCATTGAACGGAGAGATCAGGCGTCAGTATTCGGCCTGGGCCGTCATGGGATTCTTTGACCATGCGGCGCTTGCGGACATTCGCTCGATGGAGATCGTGGACGATTGA encodes:
- a CDS encoding nucleotidyltransferase family protein encodes the protein MTTDPLVTAMLPMLHRLCDGSVSIAIGGSRTKGSADRWSDLDVYLFSMTVRSRPGREALVSTMLPNACEVSSWGCDDPFVEGGTDFTIDGIRVECWHRHEASV